A stretch of DNA from Manihot esculenta cultivar AM560-2 chromosome 7, M.esculenta_v8, whole genome shotgun sequence:
ATCTTCGAAACCTCTTCAGTTTGACAACATCGTTGGAGGCTCTCTGTGTGCATTTTACTATGTGTGCTTTTGCGTATTTTTGTGGATGTTGAGAACTTCTGTGtggaaaaattttcaatttgataAGTTTTTACACATTGCAATGAATGTTTGGTATTTTCAAGTTATTTTGTGTTTTCACATAACCGTTGCATCTCTTACATTTTTCttctcaaattaaattattcttatatttatttCCCTCCTTCTAGATAATGATGCCATGTAAAAAAGAGTATTTGAATCCTCACAGATTCATCTCTTGCATTGAAAGACACCCCCCCCCCCTTTCTTTCGCAGTCTCACTGATATGATcttgttgcattccattattttttttgttatttgacCAATATTTCTTCTGTTATTCATGAAAGAAAGGCACCAAGTTGCGGAATTTGTGAATTTCATTCTGACCTGTTTTGTACTGTGATTTGTTGGTTTTTAAGATTTTGTGGTtaagtttgaaattaatttctGTAGGGAACTTCTTTGGGTGTCAGTGGCAAGGATGATATTATGAGCTTGTACACAAAGATTTTGAAGTCATCAGGAAAACCTTTTCTGCagaaagaaaatgaggaggTAAGGTTGCACTGGTTGCCTATGCTCTGACACTACACTGCTATAACTTCAATGTGAACTTTTCTTTATAGGTGATGAAGTGGATAGAGTTTGCAGAGAGTTTTCCTGTAGACTGTCAGGCGTGCTTAGATGCTCTCACTGGATTCAATCAAGACTTGGCTCAGAAGTCTATACTCTTGGGCAATGGAACTACACCCTCTGAGGCTGATGTCATTGTGTTTTCTGTTATACATTCTTCAGTGGTATGCTCCTTCTGTTTTTTGCTATGAACTATTCTTCCCATTTGCTGCTCTCTGGTTAGTTAATGCATTCAAATTTTTCTTGCTATttgattttcaaatttttcCATATGTTGTCAAAATCTTTTTCAAATAAGAATGACATGTTAGGAATGCCGTTGGTGAACTTAAATTCTTACATTTATCAGTCCTACTGATAAAATAGGTGCGTGTTTGAAATTCTAATGAATTTTGAGAGGTTACCTTTATGCAGATTGGCCTTTCACatttagagagagagaaattgACACATGTGATGAGATGGATGGACTACATTCAGGTAGGCCCCATTCTTAACTTCTTcttattattcacttttttgaattttttttatgaatctgATGGTAACTTTCTGTGGAAGGAAGACTTCTTAGTTACTCTGTGTTATCATCAAACAGTCACATGTGAACTCCCTGCTTTTCAATGTAACTATCAAGACTTTGGCTGTGAGGCTGACTTGATTATGCCTCACCTTTGGCTGTTGGTTCCATTCGCAACAATCTGATTTGATTGGCAGTTTTATGCATCATATTTGTTCAAGTAACATCTTGTACTTGTTTGAAATTTGGGTTTAAGAATTATCACAACTTAAATAAGTCGAACATGTAAGAGCAGTTTATGTTGTCTCAGTTACAATTAGTTGAGCTTTTGTTGACAAATTTAGGTGCATTTCTTAGCAGTATTCAATAGTTGTGGCCTTACCTGACTCAAATAGAGAAGAATGAAAAGCAAAATATTTATCTGTGAAATTTTGTCctcagtttttaatattttttttatcatgacCTGAATCTGCATATTTGCAGTTAGTAGCATGATCCCTCAAACAACTATCAAAGAATATGGCatgttttcattattattatttttttataagacaTTGTAGATTACTTGTTTCTTTCTTATTACATCACAAGGAGGAGTTTGCAGATCTGTTTGAAAAGATATTGCTCAAAAAACCTGCATTTGAGTTTCTGGTGAGCTATCTTGTattattatattgtttttatCTGTTTCATTTGCCTTACTAACCCTGAGGCAAGAAGGATTAGAATGTTGAAAAGTATTTGGGATATGTTGGTTGCTACACATTTCACAAAATGAAACCTAAAGTTTAAGGAGAAAAGGGGTCATTGATTTTACATTATTTGATCAGCATCATGGGGATGGAAATAGTCCTGCTTCTACTAGTTGTTTAATGGCAATTTTTTTGTTTGAATGGATTAAAGCATTTTTTGGCAGTTGTAAGCCATCTTTTGTTGAGACAACCTTGTTCTTCTCCCCTCCCCCTTCTCTTATCCAAATGTATTAATTACTTTTGGATCATTCTTTTGGTTGAGTTCCTATTATTCTTTGTTTATTTAGTTGCAGGGTACAAAGGGTATGGCTAAAGTTGAAGTGGATTCAAATGCAAAAAAGACTCTTGAAAGCACTAAGAACACAGAAAAATCAGAAGCAGACAAGAGTACAAAGAAAAATGTTGCTGGGGTAAATCTTTTTCTgttccattttctgatacatAGTGCTGATATTTTATGAGTTTTCTTTTTTCAGTTTTGTGATAATAGAATTATATTCATC
This window harbors:
- the LOC110619325 gene encoding uncharacterized protein LOC110619325 isoform X3; translated protein: MSLYTKILKSSGKPFLQKENEEVMKWIEFAESFPVDCQACLDALTGFNQDLAQKSILLGNGTTPSEADVIVFSVIHSSVIGLSHLEREKLTHVMRWMDYIQEEFADLFEKILLKKPAFEFLGTKGMAKVEVDSNAKKTLESTKNTEKSEADKSTKKNVAGKKVTENKEPVPEKKKPSEKEPAEKDKELSVSLLNIQVGLIRKASKHPSADSGEGDGKLWRSTSCFSSGRQPD
- the LOC110619325 gene encoding uncharacterized protein LOC110619325 isoform X2, with translation MSLYTKILKSSGKPFLQKENEEVMKWIEFAESFPVDCQACLDALTGFNQDLAQKSILLGNGTTPSEADVIVFSVIHSSVIGLSHLEREKLTHVMRWMDYIQEEFADLFEKILLKKPAFEFLLQGTKGMAKVEVDSNAKKTLESTKNTEKSEADKSTKKNVAGKKVTENKEPVPEKKKPSEKEPAEKDKELSVSLLNIQVGLIRKASKHPSADSLLLLLLLLLTQFFMYIYGGW
- the LOC110619325 gene encoding uncharacterized protein LOC110619325 isoform X5, translated to MSLYTKILKSSGKPFLQKENEEVMKWIEFAESFPVDCQACLDALTGFNQDLAQKSILLGNGTTPSEADVIVFSVIHSSVIGLSHLEREKLTHVMRWMDYIQEEFADLFEKILLKKPAFEFLGTKGMAKVEVDSNAKKTLESTKNTEKSEADKSTKKNKKVTENKEPVPEKKKPSEKEPAEKDKELSVSLLNIQVGLIRKASKHPSADSGEGDGKLWRSTSCFSSGRQPD
- the LOC110619325 gene encoding uncharacterized protein LOC110619325 isoform X4 — protein: MSLYTKILKSSGKPFLQKENEEVMKWIEFAESFPVDCQACLDALTGFNQDLAQKSILLGNGTTPSEADVIVFSVIHSSVIGLSHLEREKLTHVMRWMDYIQEEFADLFEKILLKKPAFEFLLQGTKGMAKVEVDSNAKKTLESTKNTEKSEADKSTKKNKKVTENKEPVPEKKKPSEKEPAEKDKELSVSLLNIQVGLIRKASKHPSADSGEGDGKLWRSTSCFSSGRQPD
- the LOC110619325 gene encoding uncharacterized protein LOC110619325 isoform X1, yielding MSLYTKILKSSGKPFLQKENEEVMKWIEFAESFPVDCQACLDALTGFNQDLAQKSILLGNGTTPSEADVIVFSVIHSSVIGLSHLEREKLTHVMRWMDYIQEEFADLFEKILLKKPAFEFLLQGTKGMAKVEVDSNAKKTLESTKNTEKSEADKSTKKNVAGKKVTENKEPVPEKKKPSEKEPAEKDKELSVSLLNIQVGLIRKASKHPSADSGEGDGKLWRSTSCFSSGRQPD
- the LOC110619325 gene encoding uncharacterized protein LOC110619325 isoform X6, yielding MSLYTKILKSSGKPFLQKENEEVMKWIEFAESFPVDCQACLDALTGFNQDLAQKSILLGNGTTPSEADVIVFSVIHSSVIGLSHLEREKLTHVMRWMDYIQLQGTKGMAKVEVDSNAKKTLESTKNTEKSEADKSTKKNVAGKKVTENKEPVPEKKKPSEKEPAEKDKELSVSLLNIQVGLIRKASKHPSADSGEGDGKLWRSTSCFSSGRQPD
- the LOC110619325 gene encoding uncharacterized protein LOC110619325 isoform X7, yielding MSLYTKILKSSGKPFLQKENEEVMKWIEFAESFPVDCQACLDALTGFNQDLAQKSILLGNGTTPSEADVIVFSVIHSSVIGLSHLEREKLTHVMRWMDYIQEEFADLFEKILLKKPAFEFLKKVTENKEPVPEKKKPSEKEPAEKDKELSVSLLNIQVGLIRKASKHPSADSGEGDGKLWRSTSCFSSGRQPD